In Camelina sativa cultivar DH55 unplaced genomic scaffold, Cs unpScaffold04189, whole genome shotgun sequence, the DNA window TATATATCACCACAGGAATTCATAGAGGCTACTAGTGAGCCTGGTATTACATTCTTGTTGGCAAAGTTTGATGGTATCCTCGGTTTGGGCTTCAAAGAGATTTCTGTAGGAAACTCAACTCCGGTTTGGTATGAAAacactctctttctttttttcagttgtGCAATATGAATTATGAATGATGAGATTGTATGATGTGTATAGGTATAACATGGTGGAAAAAGGTTTGGTTAAGGAACCAATTTTTTCGTTCTGGCTTAACCGTAACCCGCAAGATCCAGAAGGTGGTGAGATTGTTTTCGGTGGAGTTGACCCAAAGCACTTCAAAGGAGAGCATACTTATGTCCCTGTGACACATAAAGGATACTGGCAATTCGACATGGGTGATCTCCAAATTGCTGGCAAACCAACTGGTACGTAAGCTTTTGAGATGTTCTAGTTTCAACATGAATGAGTcctttagatatatattttgacatCTAAGTTTCTATGTTATTCAGGATATTGTGCTAAAGGGTGTTCTGCTATTGCTGATTCTGGAACTTCTCTACTCACGGGTCCATCGGTGAGAAAGATATCACTTGTGTTAGATTGTACACTGTTTATAACCTGAAACATGCTGACTAGTTCTGCATTT includes these proteins:
- the LOC104774633 gene encoding aspartic proteinase A3-like — its product is PQEFIEATSEPGITFLLAKFDGILGLGFKEISVGNSTPVWYNMVEKGLVKEPIFSFWLNRNPQDPEGGEIVFGGVDPKHFKGEHTYVPVTHKGYWQFDMGDLQIAGKPTGYCAKGCSAIADSGTSLLTGPSTVITMINH